CAAACACCACCAGGCCAACCATGACAAAGCTCAGGAACAGTACCATACTTATTACCGGGGGCGCCTCTGGCATCGGGCTGCTGCTGGGCCAGCAGGGCCTGCTCCGCGGTGCCCGGCGCCTCATTATCTGGGACATTAACCCGCAAACGCTGCAACAGGTTACGCAGCAACTGACTGCGCAGGGCCACGAGGTGCATGCCTTCGTGGTGGATGTAGCCAGCCCGGATGCAGTGGAAGCGACAGCCCAGCAGGTGATTTCCACCATCGGGGTGCCGGATGTGCTTTTCAACAATGCGGGTATCGTGGTGGGCAAGCTGTTTGCAGAACACTCCTATGCCGAGATACAGCGCACCCTCGATATAAATGTACTCGGCGTGATGACGGTGGCCCGCGCTTTTCTGCCCGCCATGCTCCAGCGCGGCAGCGGCCACATTGTGAACATTGCCTCGGCGGCAGGCCTGATTCCGAACCCGCGCATGAGTGTGTACGCCGCCAGCAAATGGGCGGTGCTGGGCTGGTCGGAGAGCCTGAGGCTGGAACTGGAGGCGCTGCGGCAGGACCTGCACGTTACCACCGTTACCCCCAGTTACATCGACACGGGCATGTTCGCGGGCGTAAAAGCGCCCCTGCTCACGCCTATCCTCAAACCTGAGGCCATTACCGAAGCCATACTTGCCGCGGTGGAGAAAAACAAAGCTATCCTGCGGCGGCCCGCCCTCGTGCACCTGCTGCCCCTGCTGCGCGGCGTGCTGCCAGCCCGGCTCTTTGATACCATCGTAGGACGCGGATTTCGCGTATACACCTCTATGGACAAGTTTGCAGGGCGCCCGGCTACAACCGCTGTTCCAGCACAACCAGAAGAAGACACCACCAACACCTAAGCTATGGCAACACCAGCAACTATCACCGCCACTCCCGAGGCAGACCAACGCTCCGTTCAGAAACTGGTGCAGCGGCAGCGCGCCTTTTTCGCCAGCGGCAAAACTTTGGATGTGGAATTCCGGAGAGAACAGCTAAAGCGCCTGCAGCAGGCCATCCGGAAGCACGAGCAGGACCTGTTCGACGCCATGTACTCCGACTTTCGCAAACCAGAGATGGAGACTTACTCCACCGAAGTGGGTTTTGTGGAACTAGAGTTGAAGCTGACACTGAAGAACCTGACGAACTGGGCAAAGCCCCGAAAGGTGAGCGAGTCAATCATTAACTTTCCGGCCAGCAGCTATGTATATTCGGAGCCCTACGGCGTGGCCCTGATTATCGGTCCGTGGAACTATCCGTTTCAACTGCTGCTCAACCCGCTGATCGGGGCTATGGCTGCCGGCAACTGCGCCGTGGTGAAGCCATCCGAACTAACACCTGCCACCTCCGCTGTTGTTGCCCGGATGCTGCGTGAGAATTTTGAGGAGGACTATGTGGCGGTGGTGGAAGGAGGCGTGCAGACAACCCAGTACCTGCTGCAGCAGCGCTACGACTATATCTTTTTTACCGGAAGCACCCGTGTGGGTAAAATTGTGATGCGCGCCGCGGCCGAGAACCTGACGCCGGTTACGCTGGAGCTCGGCGGTAAAAGCCCCGCCATCGTGGCCGAGGATGCCGATCTGGGCCTTGCCGCCCGCCGCATTGCCTGGGGCAAGTACCTGAACGCCGGGCAAACCTGTGTGGCGCCGGATTACGTGCTGGTGGAGGAGCAGGTGAAAGAGGAGTTTGTGCACCTGCTGAGCCAGACCATTCAGGACTTTTACGGAGAAGACCCAGCCAAGAGCCCTGACTACGCCCGCATTGTGAACGACCAGCATTTCAGCAGGCTTAGCAAGCTGCTGCAGGACGGTGTTACCCGTACCGGAGGGCAAACAGATGGGAACTCCCGGTACATCGCACCTACCGTGCTGGACCAG
Above is a window of Pontibacter akesuensis DNA encoding:
- a CDS encoding SDR family NAD(P)-dependent oxidoreductase is translated as MTKLRNSTILITGGASGIGLLLGQQGLLRGARRLIIWDINPQTLQQVTQQLTAQGHEVHAFVVDVASPDAVEATAQQVISTIGVPDVLFNNAGIVVGKLFAEHSYAEIQRTLDINVLGVMTVARAFLPAMLQRGSGHIVNIASAAGLIPNPRMSVYAASKWAVLGWSESLRLELEALRQDLHVTTVTPSYIDTGMFAGVKAPLLTPILKPEAITEAILAAVEKNKAILRRPALVHLLPLLRGVLPARLFDTIVGRGFRVYTSMDKFAGRPATTAVPAQPEEDTTNT
- a CDS encoding aldehyde dehydrogenase, with protein sequence MATPATITATPEADQRSVQKLVQRQRAFFASGKTLDVEFRREQLKRLQQAIRKHEQDLFDAMYSDFRKPEMETYSTEVGFVELELKLTLKNLTNWAKPRKVSESIINFPASSYVYSEPYGVALIIGPWNYPFQLLLNPLIGAMAAGNCAVVKPSELTPATSAVVARMLRENFEEDYVAVVEGGVQTTQYLLQQRYDYIFFTGSTRVGKIVMRAAAENLTPVTLELGGKSPAIVAEDADLGLAARRIAWGKYLNAGQTCVAPDYVLVEEQVKEEFVHLLSQTIQDFYGEDPAKSPDYARIVNDQHFSRLSKLLQDGVTRTGGQTDGNSRYIAPTVLDQVTWQHPVMQDEIFGPILPVIPFKGIDEAVKMVNNHEKPLALYFFSSSKSKQQQLLQYTHFGGGCINDTISHLINPNLPFGGVGASGMGSYHGKGSFDVFSHQKSVLHRGTWIDLPLRYPPYRNRLPMLRKLFNWL